From the genome of Terriglobales bacterium:
CATTATTGGGCGGAACGGATCGGGTAAGAGCACAATTCTGAAACTGGTCGCCGGCGTTTATACCCCCAGCGCCGGCCGCATCCACGTGGACGGCAGCATTGCTCCCCTGATTGAATTAGGCGCCGGCTTCCACCACGAATTGACTGGGCGGGAAAATATTCTCATAAACGGCCTATTGCTGGGCCTGACCAAGAAGGAAATAAAGGCCCTGGAGGAGGAGATCATTGCATTTGCCGAAATAGGTGACTTCATTGATGCTCCGATCAAGCAGTATTCTTCAGGGATGTATATGCGGTTAGCATTCTCCGTGGCCACTGCTGTAGATCCTGACATCCTCCTGGTGGATGAAATCTTAGCGGTCGGCGATGCCGGCTTCCGCAGCAAATGTTTCGACCGCATCCGCAGTTTCCGGGACCGGGGCAAGACCATCTTGTTCGTCTCTCACGACACGAACAGCGTGCGGGAGTTTTGCGATCGGGTGCTGCTGGTGCACTCTGGAGAGATCATTGCGGATGGAGATCCCGAAGATGCCATTGCGCGTTACCAGGAATTAATTAATCAACCACAGACCGTTCCGGCCGGGCACTTTGTCTGAAAAAAGTGCGGCTGACCATAGCATGAATTCCCCGCGCGAATCGCAGATTTCATCAGCACAGCGAGTCTACGATTCTCCTGTCGCAGTCACACGCGGTAGGCCGGTTGCGATCAGGCTCGCGGTAAAGCGCGCTACCGATATGTTCTTTGCCGGCTTTGCACTGATTCTTTTGAGCCCTCTATTGGCGGTTATTGCCGCGATTGTCCGGTTAGATACGCATGGCGACGTGTTAGACCGATCCACTCGTGTTGGCCTGAAGGGCCGGCATTTCATTTTTTATAAGTTTCGCACGATGGTTGGCGAAGCCAAAACCAAAGAACAGGATCTGCAATATTCTCCCTTCTTTAATGTTGCAGCCGCTCCCCGCCTTACCAGATCTGGCAAGTGGCTGCGCCGTTTCAGCCTGGATGAACTTCCGCAGCTGTGGAGTGTCTTCCTTGGTGATATGAGTCTGGTGGGGCCTCGTCCACCGGATACGGACGAGATTCGTTATTACCGCCCCCAGGACATGCGCACTCTGGACATGCCGCCGGGAGTGACAGGTCTGTGGCAAATCAAAGCACGTCTTAACCCCTCATTCGACCTCAAGATGGCGCTCGATCTTGAATACATAAATAACTGGAACCTGGGACTGGATTGCAAAATCCTGCTCAAGACAATCCAGGTGGTTTTCAAAGGCAACGGCCAGTAGCTCAACTCTTAATGGTCAATAAGCCTCACCCAACGAATACGGCCAATTCCCTTGTGAGGTTTAACCAAGCTATTAAACAAGTCCAGTCGCAAATTCGTAATGGTTCCTGACCATTCGGGATGCTCGCCCACCGGAAATGACAGAATCGTCCAATGAGCCGAGGGCTCGTACGCCAGATTAATGCAACAGGTCTCGGAAAACCGTGTGTCGCGTCCACGCCAATAGAGGGAGAAGATGCGGCCAATCTCGCCCCCTACACATATCCACACTTCCTTGACCTCAGTGGCTGAGAACGAGTCAAAGGGTAAAAATATGTGAAAGTCCGGTCCTCCGATGTGCGCTTCGGCATAATCGGGCTTCTGCTCCAGGTAGCCGTGAGAAGAGTGATCTATTGCAGTTAATTTCGCGCGGCCTTCGGCAAAAGAAATTGATCTGACTGGATGTTTGGGCTGCCCTAATGACAGGGGGTATCCCAATGCCGGCATCTCTTCTTGTAAATGTTGCTCCAGAAGCGCAACAACTTCTTGCGGA
Proteins encoded in this window:
- a CDS encoding sugar transferase produces the protein MNSPRESQISSAQRVYDSPVAVTRGRPVAIRLAVKRATDMFFAGFALILLSPLLAVIAAIVRLDTHGDVLDRSTRVGLKGRHFIFYKFRTMVGEAKTKEQDLQYSPFFNVAAAPRLTRSGKWLRRFSLDELPQLWSVFLGDMSLVGPRPPDTDEIRYYRPQDMRTLDMPPGVTGLWQIKARLNPSFDLKMALDLEYINNWNLGLDCKILLKTIQVVFKGNGQ
- a CDS encoding ABC transporter ATP-binding protein, producing MRSSQPAVSFKDVVQRFRVIRERPDTLREAFSKFYLRGRTTYHNFEALKGVSFDIRHGSTVGIIGRNGSGKSTILKLVAGVYTPSAGRIHVDGSIAPLIELGAGFHHELTGRENILINGLLLGLTKKEIKALEEEIIAFAEIGDFIDAPIKQYSSGMYMRLAFSVATAVDPDILLVDEILAVGDAGFRSKCFDRIRSFRDRGKTILFVSHDTNSVREFCDRVLLVHSGEIIADGDPEDAIARYQELINQPQTVPAGHFV